The following proteins are co-located in the Pseudomonas sp. ATCC 13867 genome:
- a CDS encoding AmpG family muropeptide MFS transporter has translation MKEHSWREAWIAYKSPASLALLLLGFAAGLPYMLVLSTLSVWLREAGVARETIGFASWIGLVYAFKWVWSPMLDQWRLPIIGRLGRRRSWLVFSQGLIALGLLGMALCNPQTHLNWLIALAMVVAFASATQDIAIDAYRLEIAENTRQAALAACYMTGYRVAVLTATAGVLFLAEWGGSSALHYSQGAWGMTYTVCALLILPGLITTLLMSEPPVNVQPQAGSSAFAFNHQLFSVLQLLVLLISIPAMLTALTNQAWPRAALYAIFIGICMTPHGRRQIRPVRELLSKVRRPLLLAVHGKGLPQFDFVHQAVSVMVLIILLVTGTAFYNMVSDGKYWLASLYLLVALSCISAPGRLLMAPVLTPITEFVRRYRWQALLLLGLISTYRMSDTVMGTMASVFYIDMGFTKDTIATVSKLFGVIMTLIGAAAGGVLIARFSILPILFIGGAASAATNILFAMLAQMGAIDDPHLMSQNVFSLLKVLEPHVTMLVLTIMLDNFSGGLATSAFVAYLSSLTNLKFSATQYAMLSSTMLLLPRFIGGYSGAMVEGMGYERFFFFTALLGLPTLVLIGWLWLRNRGDMTNGAPDEPSEAQAHPSAERH, from the coding sequence ATGAAAGAGCATTCCTGGCGAGAGGCATGGATTGCCTACAAGTCTCCCGCCAGCCTCGCGCTTTTGCTGCTGGGATTCGCCGCCGGCCTGCCGTACATGCTGGTGCTCTCCACCCTCTCGGTGTGGTTGCGTGAAGCGGGTGTCGCTCGGGAAACCATCGGCTTCGCCAGTTGGATCGGACTGGTCTACGCCTTCAAATGGGTGTGGTCGCCGATGCTCGACCAGTGGCGCCTGCCCATCATCGGCCGACTCGGACGCCGCCGCTCCTGGCTGGTGTTCTCCCAGGGCCTGATCGCCCTGGGCCTGCTCGGCATGGCCCTGTGCAATCCGCAAACGCACCTGAACTGGCTGATCGCCCTGGCGATGGTGGTGGCGTTCGCCTCCGCCACCCAGGACATCGCCATCGACGCCTATCGCCTGGAGATCGCCGAGAATACCCGCCAGGCCGCCCTCGCCGCCTGCTACATGACCGGCTACCGGGTCGCCGTGCTGACGGCCACCGCCGGCGTGCTGTTCCTCGCCGAATGGGGCGGCTCCAGCGCCCTGCACTACAGCCAGGGCGCCTGGGGCATGACCTATACGGTGTGTGCCCTGCTGATCCTGCCCGGCCTGATCACCACCCTGCTGATGAGCGAGCCTCCGGTGAACGTGCAGCCACAGGCCGGCAGCTCGGCCTTCGCCTTCAACCACCAGTTGTTCTCGGTGCTGCAGTTGCTGGTGCTGCTGATCTCCATACCGGCGATGCTCACCGCGCTGACCAACCAGGCCTGGCCGCGTGCCGCGCTCTACGCCATCTTCATCGGCATCTGCATGACCCCGCACGGACGCCGGCAGATCCGTCCGGTGCGCGAATTGCTGTCGAAAGTACGCCGCCCGCTGCTGCTCGCCGTGCACGGCAAGGGCCTGCCGCAATTCGATTTCGTCCACCAGGCCGTGTCGGTGATGGTGCTGATCATCCTGCTGGTGACCGGCACCGCCTTCTACAACATGGTCAGCGACGGCAAGTACTGGCTCGCCTCGCTCTACCTGCTGGTCGCCCTGAGCTGCATCTCCGCGCCGGGCCGCCTGCTGATGGCGCCGGTGCTCACGCCGATCACCGAGTTCGTCCGCCGCTACCGCTGGCAGGCGCTGCTGCTGCTCGGCCTGATCTCCACCTACCGGATGTCGGACACCGTCATGGGCACGATGGCCAGCGTGTTCTACATCGACATGGGCTTCACCAAGGACACCATCGCCACCGTCAGCAAGCTGTTCGGTGTCATCATGACGTTGATCGGCGCCGCCGCCGGCGGGGTGCTGATCGCCCGCTTCAGCATCCTGCCGATCCTGTTCATCGGCGGCGCGGCCTCCGCGGCGACCAACATCCTGTTCGCCATGCTGGCGCAGATGGGAGCGATCGACGATCCGCACCTCATGAGCCAGAACGTCTTCAGCCTGCTGAAGGTTCTCGAGCCGCACGTCACCATGCTGGTGCTGACGATCATGCTCGACAACTTCAGCGGCGGCCTGGCCACCTCGGCCTTCGTCGCCTACCTGTCGAGCCTGACCAACCTGAAGTTCTCCGCGACCCAGTACGCCATGCTCAGTTCCACCATGCTGCTGCTGCCGCGCTTCATTGGCGGTTACTCCGGAGCGATGGTCGAAGGCATGGGCTACGAACGGTTCTTCTTCTTCACCGCCCTGCTGGGCCTGCCGACCCTGGTGCTGATCGGCTGGCTCTGGCTGCGCAACCGTGGCGACATGACCAACGGCGCGCCGGACGAGCCGTCCGAAGCCCAGGCACATCCCAGCGCGGAACGTCACTGA
- a CDS encoding FxsA family protein, which translates to MRVPLFLILLFPLIELAVMIKVGSVIGVGWTLLLIIAGAFIGAAVLRVAGVATALRARERLNRGELPEQEMLEGLVIALGGGLLMLPGFISDVFGLFCLIPFTRRLMLGRVRQRMQEQAERRRAFADDPAAQRRSGPSVIEGEYQRREEDRDRLR; encoded by the coding sequence ATGCGAGTTCCCCTGTTTCTGATTCTGTTGTTCCCGCTGATCGAGCTGGCCGTGATGATCAAGGTCGGCAGCGTGATCGGCGTGGGCTGGACCCTCCTGCTGATCATCGCCGGCGCCTTCATCGGCGCCGCGGTGCTGCGCGTGGCCGGCGTCGCCACCGCGCTGCGGGCCCGCGAGCGGCTGAACCGCGGCGAGTTGCCCGAGCAGGAAATGCTCGAAGGCCTGGTCATCGCCCTGGGCGGCGGCCTGCTGATGCTGCCGGGCTTCATCAGCGACGTCTTCGGTCTCTTCTGCCTGATCCCCTTCACCCGCCGCCTGATGCTCGGCCGCGTGCGTCAGCGCATGCAGGAGCAGGCCGAGCGCCGTCGCGCCTTCGCCGACGATCCGGCCGCCCAGCGCCGTAGCGGCCCCAGCGTGATCGAAGGCGAATACCAGCGCCGCGAGGAAGACCGCGACCGCCTGCGTTGA
- a CDS encoding HugZ family pyridoxamine 5'-phosphate oxidase, which translates to MSVKAAKHARELLLKEYRAVLSTHSKKWPGFPFGSVVPYCLDQAGRPLILISRIAQHTHNLQMDGKCSLLIGERGVDDIQAAGRLTLLAEALLVEDVDAIADAAERYYRYFPDSRDYHIVHDFDFWVLEPVQWRYIGGFGDIHWLGADSVPLANPFVGEVERGMVGHMNSDHATAVAHYVELAGLPDDAAPELAGIDTEGFHLRIGQALHWLPFPAPCGDPGEVRQALVQLAHAEVWPGNEVIQV; encoded by the coding sequence GTGAGCGTGAAAGCTGCCAAGCATGCCCGAGAATTACTGCTCAAGGAATACCGCGCGGTCCTCTCCACCCACTCGAAAAAGTGGCCGGGGTTCCCCTTCGGCTCGGTGGTGCCGTACTGCCTGGACCAGGCCGGTCGGCCACTGATCCTGATCAGCCGTATTGCCCAGCACACCCATAACCTGCAGATGGACGGCAAGTGTTCGCTGCTCATCGGCGAGCGCGGGGTCGACGACATCCAGGCCGCCGGCCGCCTGACCCTGCTGGCCGAGGCGCTGCTGGTCGAGGACGTCGACGCCATCGCCGATGCTGCCGAGCGTTACTACCGTTATTTCCCCGACTCGCGGGACTACCATATCGTCCATGACTTCGATTTCTGGGTCCTGGAGCCGGTGCAGTGGCGTTACATCGGCGGTTTCGGCGACATCCACTGGCTGGGCGCCGACAGCGTGCCGCTGGCCAACCCCTTCGTCGGCGAAGTGGAGCGCGGCATGGTCGGGCATATGAACAGCGACCATGCCACTGCCGTGGCGCACTATGTCGAGCTGGCCGGTCTGCCGGACGATGCGGCGCCGGAGCTGGCGGGAATCGATACGGAAGGTTTCCATCTGCGCATCGGCCAGGCCCTGCACTGGCTGCCGTTCCCCGCGCCGTGCGGCGATCCTGGCGAGGTTCGCCAGGCACTGGTGCAACTGGCGCATGCGGAGGTTTGGCCGGGCAATGAAGTGATCCAGGTTTGA
- a CDS encoding MGMT family protein encodes MPRRKTESPAPPADLGLESLQVRREAIFLVLAQVPEGCVVSYGELARMAGLGRAARLVGRILGQLPADTRLPWHRVIAAGGRISLPLGSPSGNEQRARLRAEGVRIHNDRVDIRRHGWPSGEQS; translated from the coding sequence ATGCCCAGACGCAAGACCGAATCCCCCGCCCCTCCCGCCGATCTCGGGCTGGAAAGCCTGCAGGTGCGCCGCGAGGCGATCTTCCTGGTGCTGGCCCAGGTGCCCGAAGGCTGCGTCGTCAGCTACGGCGAACTGGCCCGCATGGCCGGCCTGGGCCGCGCGGCCCGCCTGGTCGGGCGCATTCTCGGGCAACTGCCGGCCGATACCCGCCTGCCCTGGCACCGGGTCATCGCCGCCGGTGGGCGCATCAGTCTGCCGCTGGGCAGCCCCTCGGGTAACGAACAGCGCGCACGATTACGGGCCGAAGGAGTCAGAATCCATAACGATCGGGTGGACATACGTCGGCACGGCTGGCCTAGCGGCGAGCAGTCCTAG
- the groL gene encoding chaperonin GroEL (60 kDa chaperone family; promotes refolding of misfolded polypeptides especially under stressful conditions; forms two stacked rings of heptamers to form a barrel-shaped 14mer; ends can be capped by GroES; misfolded proteins enter the barrel where they are refolded when GroES binds) — translation MAAKEVKFGDSARKKMLVGVNVLADAVKATLGPKGRNVILDKSFGAPTITKDGVSVAKEIELKDKFENMGAQLVKDVASKANDAAGDGTTTATVLAQAIVNEGLKAVAAGMNPMDLKRGIDKATIAIVAQLKDLAKPCADTKAIAQVGTISANSDDSIGNIIAEAMEKVGKEGVITVEEGSGLENELSVVEGMQFDRGYLSPYFINKPDTMVAELEGPLLLLVDKKISNIREMLPVLEAVAKAGRPLLIVAEDVEGEALATLVVNNMRGIVKVAAVKAPGFGDRRKAMLQDIAILTGGTVISEEVGLSLEGATLEHLGNAKRVVLSKENTTIIDGAGAQADIEARVLQIRKQVEETSSDYDREKLQERLAKLAGGVAVIKVGAATEVEMKEKKARVEDALHATRAAVEEGVVPGGGVALVRALQAIEGLKGDNEDQNVGIALLRRAVEAPLRQIVANSGDEPSVVVDKVKQGSGNFGYNAATGVYGDMIEMGILDPAKVTRSALQAAASIGGLMVTTEAMVAEVIDDKAVPAMPDMGGMGGMGGMM, via the coding sequence ATGGCTGCCAAAGAAGTTAAGTTCGGCGATTCCGCTCGCAAGAAAATGCTGGTCGGCGTAAACGTCCTGGCCGACGCGGTCAAGGCGACCCTGGGCCCGAAAGGCCGTAACGTCATCCTGGACAAGAGCTTCGGCGCTCCGACCATCACCAAGGACGGCGTTTCCGTTGCCAAGGAAATCGAACTCAAAGACAAGTTCGAGAACATGGGCGCCCAACTGGTGAAAGACGTTGCCTCCAAGGCCAACGACGCTGCCGGTGACGGCACCACCACCGCGACCGTTCTGGCTCAGGCCATCGTCAACGAAGGCCTGAAGGCCGTCGCTGCCGGCATGAACCCGATGGACCTCAAGCGCGGCATCGACAAGGCGACCATCGCCATCGTTGCCCAGCTCAAGGATCTGGCCAAGCCGTGTGCCGACACCAAGGCCATCGCCCAGGTCGGCACCATCTCCGCCAACTCCGACGACTCCATCGGCAACATCATTGCCGAAGCGATGGAAAAGGTTGGCAAGGAAGGCGTGATCACCGTTGAAGAAGGCTCGGGCCTGGAAAACGAGCTGTCCGTCGTAGAAGGCATGCAGTTCGACCGCGGCTACCTGTCCCCCTACTTCATCAACAAGCCGGACACCATGGTGGCCGAGCTTGAAGGCCCGCTGCTGCTGCTGGTCGACAAGAAAATCTCCAACATCCGCGAAATGCTGCCGGTCCTGGAAGCCGTTGCCAAAGCCGGCCGTCCGCTGCTGATCGTGGCTGAAGACGTCGAAGGCGAAGCCCTGGCTACCCTGGTCGTCAACAACATGCGTGGCATCGTCAAGGTCGCGGCCGTCAAGGCTCCGGGCTTCGGCGACCGCCGCAAGGCCATGCTGCAGGACATCGCCATCCTGACCGGCGGCACCGTCATCTCCGAAGAAGTCGGTCTGAGCCTGGAAGGCGCCACCCTGGAGCACCTGGGCAACGCCAAGCGCGTCGTCCTGAGCAAGGAAAACACCACCATCATCGACGGCGCTGGCGCCCAGGCTGATATCGAAGCCCGCGTCCTGCAGATCCGCAAGCAGGTCGAAGAGACCTCCTCGGACTACGACCGTGAGAAGCTGCAAGAGCGTCTGGCCAAGCTGGCCGGCGGTGTTGCCGTGATCAAGGTCGGCGCTGCCACCGAAGTCGAGATGAAAGAGAAGAAAGCCCGCGTTGAAGACGCCCTGCACGCTACCCGCGCTGCTGTGGAAGAAGGCGTGGTTCCTGGCGGTGGCGTCGCTCTGGTTCGTGCTCTGCAAGCCATCGAAGGCCTGAAGGGCGACAACGAAGACCAGAACGTCGGTATCGCTCTGCTGCGTCGCGCCGTTGAAGCGCCGCTGCGCCAGATCGTTGCCAACTCCGGCGACGAGCCGAGCGTAGTGGTCGACAAGGTCAAGCAGGGTTCGGGCAACTTCGGCTACAACGCTGCTACCGGCGTGTACGGCGACATGATCGAGATGGGTATCCTCGATCCGGCCAAGGTCACCCGTTCGGCTCTGCAAGCCGCTGCTTCCATCGGCGGCCTGATGGTCACCACCGAGGCGATGGTTGCCGAAGTGATCGACGACAAGGCTGTTCCGGCCATGCCGGACATGGGCGGCATGGGTGGCATGGGCGGTATGATGTAA
- a CDS encoding DUF481 domain-containing protein has protein sequence MLSRNLLFAVLATCSFSAAADTVWLKNGDRLTGTIKLYDGGKLLLSTSYGGDITLKGDQIATLETDQNLLVKYDEETGEHSKGLKAADPGKVTLVNGSPRTVDVASIEQMMPPKPILEDWVWNGNVDFSLDHKQAENDVEDYDIDFKTNARHGRWRHNLQGEYNREKKNDSVSTNNYSGEYALDRFLDEHWFWQGQAQYKRDWVEDLKKKRTVGTGPGYQFWDNELGAFSLATLINRNDYEFTDNEKDHFYSSSVKWDYNRFLLAKQFELFTNGEVSKPLASNVDYELDSEAGVRYKLTSWASLSLKAEWDKLSGHDGDVNERRYTLGLGVGW, from the coding sequence ATGCTGTCCAGAAACCTGCTGTTTGCTGTCCTTGCCACCTGTTCATTCTCCGCCGCTGCCGACACCGTCTGGCTGAAGAACGGCGACCGCCTCACCGGTACGATCAAGCTCTACGACGGCGGCAAGTTGCTGCTGAGTACCAGCTACGGTGGAGACATCACCCTGAAGGGCGACCAGATCGCCACCCTCGAAACCGACCAGAACCTGCTGGTGAAGTACGACGAGGAGACGGGCGAGCACTCCAAGGGCCTCAAGGCGGCGGATCCCGGCAAGGTCACCCTGGTCAACGGATCGCCGCGCACGGTGGACGTGGCCAGCATCGAGCAGATGATGCCGCCCAAGCCGATCCTCGAGGACTGGGTCTGGAACGGCAACGTCGACTTCTCCCTCGACCACAAGCAGGCAGAGAACGATGTCGAGGACTACGACATCGACTTCAAGACCAATGCGCGCCACGGCCGCTGGCGGCACAACCTGCAGGGCGAATACAACCGCGAGAAGAAGAACGACTCGGTCAGCACCAACAACTACTCGGGCGAATATGCGCTGGACCGTTTCCTCGACGAGCACTGGTTCTGGCAGGGACAGGCGCAGTACAAGCGCGACTGGGTCGAGGACCTGAAGAAGAAGCGCACCGTCGGTACCGGCCCCGGCTACCAGTTCTGGGACAACGAACTGGGGGCGTTCTCCCTGGCGACCCTGATCAACCGCAACGACTACGAGTTCACCGATAACGAGAAGGACCACTTCTACTCCAGCAGTGTGAAATGGGACTACAACCGCTTCCTGCTGGCCAAGCAGTTCGAGCTGTTCACCAATGGCGAAGTCAGCAAGCCGCTGGCGTCCAACGTGGACTACGAGCTCGATAGCGAGGCGGGCGTGCGCTACAAGCTGACGTCCTGGGCGTCCCTGAGCCTGAAGGCCGAGTGGGACAAGCTCAGCGGCCACGACGGCGACGTCAACGAGCGTCGTTACACGCTGGGGCTGGGAGTGGGTTGGTAG
- a CDS encoding SDR family oxidoreductase, whose product MQLKDKVIIITGGCQGLGRAMGEYLSGKGARVALVDLNAEKLDEAVAACKAAGGDARAYLCNVADEEQVTHMVAQVASDFGAINGLVNNAGILRDGLTIKVKDGELSKMSLAQWQAVIDVNLTGVFLCTREVAAKMIDLKNEGAIVNISSISRAGNMGQANYSAAKAGVAADTVVWAKELARYGIRVAGVAPGFIETDMVASMKPEALEKMTAGIPLKRLGKPLEIAHSVAYILENDYYTGRVLELDGGLRL is encoded by the coding sequence ATGCAATTGAAAGACAAGGTCATCATCATCACCGGCGGCTGCCAGGGCCTGGGCCGCGCTATGGGCGAGTACCTCTCCGGCAAGGGCGCGCGCGTCGCGCTGGTCGACCTCAACGCCGAAAAACTGGACGAAGCCGTGGCTGCCTGCAAGGCCGCCGGCGGTGACGCCCGCGCCTACCTGTGCAACGTCGCCGACGAAGAACAGGTTACCCACATGGTGGCCCAGGTCGCCAGCGACTTCGGCGCCATCAACGGCCTGGTCAACAACGCCGGCATCCTGCGCGACGGCCTGACCATCAAGGTCAAGGACGGCGAGCTGAGCAAGATGAGCCTGGCCCAGTGGCAGGCGGTGATCGACGTGAACCTGACCGGCGTGTTCCTCTGCACCCGCGAAGTCGCCGCGAAGATGATCGATCTGAAGAACGAAGGCGCGATCGTCAACATTTCCTCCATCTCCCGCGCCGGCAACATGGGCCAGGCCAACTACTCCGCGGCCAAGGCCGGCGTCGCCGCCGATACCGTGGTGTGGGCGAAGGAACTGGCACGCTACGGCATCCGCGTGGCGGGCGTGGCGCCCGGCTTCATCGAGACCGACATGGTCGCCAGCATGAAGCCCGAGGCCCTGGAGAAGATGACCGCCGGCATCCCCCTCAAGCGTCTGGGCAAGCCGCTGGAAATCGCCCACTCGGTGGCCTATATCCTCGAGAACGACTACTACACCGGCCGCGTGCTGGAGCTGGACGGCGGCCTGCGCCTGTAA
- the crcB gene encoding fluoride efflux transporter CrcB, which translates to MWKSILAVSLGAALGAVLRWVLGLKLNSLLPSMPPGTVVANLVGGYIIGAAIAFFANMPGLAPEWRLLIITGFCGGLTTFSTFSAEIVVLLQQGRLVWALGAIATHLAGSLLMTMLGLLSVHWLMGR; encoded by the coding sequence ATGTGGAAATCCATTCTCGCCGTCTCCCTGGGAGCCGCCCTTGGCGCCGTGCTGCGTTGGGTGCTCGGGCTCAAGCTCAACTCGCTGTTGCCGTCCATGCCGCCGGGCACGGTGGTCGCCAACCTGGTTGGCGGCTACATCATCGGTGCGGCCATCGCTTTCTTCGCCAATATGCCCGGCCTGGCGCCAGAATGGCGATTACTGATCATTACCGGCTTCTGTGGCGGCCTGACGACCTTTTCGACCTTTTCCGCTGAAATCGTGGTTCTGCTGCAGCAGGGGCGTCTGGTCTGGGCGCTGGGTGCGATCGCCACGCATCTGGCGGGTTCGCTGCTGATGACCATGCTGGGCCTGCTGTCGGTCCACTGGCTGATGGGCCGATAA
- a CDS encoding phosphatase PAP2 family protein — MPDSIPSYRSRPLNLWLMLALPLALVALLLMFEPVTLDLTLAQWMYRPGEGFIGRHSWFLENILHDRAKQLVILLSVAALVAWLGGFFYAPLRPYRRTLGYLVLAMGIAASIVTPLKALTAVQCPWDLAQFGGKEIYSSLLSHRPPTDHPGRCWPGGHASSGFVLFALYFALRDRKPRLARYAFWFALGLGCVFSVSRMLQGAHFLSHNIWTALFDWLICLGFYALLLYRPATQPDAAASANLTTADSP; from the coding sequence ATGCCTGACTCGATTCCCTCGTACCGCTCTCGTCCGCTGAACCTCTGGCTGATGCTGGCCCTGCCCCTGGCACTGGTTGCCCTGCTGCTGATGTTCGAGCCGGTCACCCTCGACCTGACGCTTGCCCAGTGGATGTATCGCCCCGGCGAAGGCTTCATCGGGCGCCACAGCTGGTTCCTCGAGAACATCCTGCACGACCGCGCCAAGCAATTGGTCATCCTCCTCAGCGTTGCGGCGCTGGTCGCCTGGCTGGGTGGTTTCTTCTACGCACCGCTGCGCCCGTACCGCCGGACGCTGGGCTACCTGGTCCTGGCAATGGGCATCGCGGCGAGTATCGTCACGCCGCTGAAGGCGCTAACCGCCGTGCAATGCCCCTGGGACCTGGCGCAGTTCGGCGGCAAGGAAATCTACAGCTCGCTGCTCAGCCACCGCCCGCCGACCGATCATCCGGGCCGCTGCTGGCCGGGCGGCCATGCCTCCTCGGGGTTCGTGCTGTTCGCCCTGTACTTCGCCCTGCGCGACCGCAAACCGCGCCTGGCCCGCTACGCCTTCTGGTTCGCCCTGGGCCTTGGCTGCGTCTTCTCCGTCTCGCGCATGCTGCAGGGAGCGCACTTCCTGTCGCACAACATCTGGACGGCGCTGTTCGACTGGCTGATCTGCCTGGGCTTCTACGCCCTGCTGCTGTACCGGCCGGCCACGCAGCCGGACGCAGCCGCCTCCGCCAACCTGACGACAGCGGACAGCCCCTGA
- a CDS encoding mechanosensitive ion channel family protein, with amino-acid sequence MDINYDALVKSAEGWLPVVLAYSGQIVLALLTLLIGWWLINTLTTRVGGLLASRHVDRTLRGFVGSLVNIILKILLLVSVASMIGIQTTSFVAAIGAAGLAIGLALQGSLSNFAGGVLILLFRPFKVGDWIEAQGVSGTVDTILIFHTVLRTGDNKRVIVPNGALSNGTITNYSAEPQRKVVFDVGVDYEADLKRAQSVLLDLAKDPRVLRDPAPVAVVSNLGESAVTLSLRVWVKNADYWDVMFLFNETARDALGKHGIGIPFPHRVVKVVRGEMVDVD; translated from the coding sequence ATGGATATCAATTACGACGCTCTGGTGAAGTCGGCCGAGGGCTGGCTGCCAGTGGTCCTCGCCTACAGCGGACAGATCGTTCTGGCGCTGCTCACGCTGCTGATCGGCTGGTGGCTGATCAATACCCTGACCACGCGGGTCGGCGGCCTGCTCGCCTCCCGCCACGTCGACCGCACGCTGCGCGGCTTCGTCGGCAGCCTGGTGAACATCATCCTGAAGATCCTGCTGCTGGTCAGCGTGGCCTCGATGATCGGCATCCAGACCACCAGCTTCGTCGCGGCCATCGGTGCCGCGGGTCTGGCCATCGGCCTGGCGCTGCAGGGCAGCCTGTCGAACTTCGCCGGCGGGGTGCTGATCCTGCTGTTCCGCCCGTTCAAGGTGGGCGACTGGATCGAGGCGCAGGGGGTGTCCGGCACCGTCGACACCATCCTGATCTTCCATACCGTGCTGCGCACCGGTGACAACAAGCGGGTGATCGTGCCCAACGGCGCGCTGTCCAACGGCACCATCACCAACTATTCCGCCGAGCCGCAGCGCAAGGTGGTGTTCGATGTCGGCGTCGATTACGAGGCGGACCTCAAGCGCGCCCAGTCCGTGCTCCTGGATCTGGCCAAGGATCCGCGCGTGCTGCGCGATCCGGCGCCGGTGGCGGTGGTGAGCAACCTGGGCGAGAGTGCAGTCACGCTGTCCCTGCGTGTCTGGGTGAAGAATGCCGACTACTGGGACGTGATGTTCCTGTTCAACGAAACCGCTCGCGATGCCCTGGGCAAGCACGGCATCGGCATTCCCTTCCCGCACCGCGTGGTGAAGGTGGTGAGGGGCGAAATGGTCGATGTCGACTGA
- a CDS encoding DUF190 domain-containing protein, with protein MNGFQLKFFTQQDRKHAGLPLAQWLLEEARRQGVRGATLITASEGFGKTGRIHYVHFFELADQPQEVTMAVSEDESERIFEAIRQAGVQLFYVKTPIEFGVTGVDD; from the coding sequence ATGAACGGTTTCCAGTTGAAGTTCTTCACCCAGCAGGATCGCAAGCACGCCGGGCTGCCGTTGGCCCAGTGGCTGCTGGAAGAGGCGCGGCGCCAGGGCGTGCGCGGCGCCACCCTGATAACGGCGAGCGAAGGGTTCGGCAAGACCGGCCGGATTCACTACGTGCACTTCTTCGAACTGGCGGACCAGCCCCAGGAAGTCACTATGGCGGTGAGCGAGGATGAGTCCGAGCGGATATTCGAGGCGATCCGCCAGGCAGGGGTCCAACTGTTCTACGTGAAGACGCCGATCGAGTTCGGCGTCACCGGCGTGGACGACTGA
- a CDS encoding response regulator transcription factor, giving the protein MRILLVEDNRDILANMADYLGLKGYTVDCAQDGLSGLHLAATSHYDLIVLDVMLPGLDGFTLCRRLREDARRDTPVIMLTARDQLDDRLQGFRSGADDYLLKPFALSELAARIEAVLRRSQGGGRRELQVGDLSYNLDTLEVIRSGKPLKLNPIGLKLLAVLMQKSPHVVRRDVLEEAVWGDDCPDSDSLRSHVHQLRQVIDKPFDSSLLHTVHGVGYKLAEEAHGV; this is encoded by the coding sequence ATGCGCATTCTGTTGGTTGAAGACAATCGGGACATTCTGGCCAATATGGCCGACTACCTCGGACTCAAGGGGTATACGGTGGATTGCGCGCAGGACGGGCTTTCCGGGCTGCACCTGGCGGCCACGTCCCATTACGACCTGATCGTGCTCGACGTCATGTTGCCGGGGCTGGACGGTTTCACACTGTGCCGCCGCCTGCGCGAGGACGCCCGCCGCGACACGCCGGTGATCATGCTCACCGCCCGTGACCAACTGGATGACCGCCTGCAGGGCTTCCGCTCCGGGGCCGACGACTACCTGCTCAAGCCCTTCGCGCTCTCCGAACTGGCCGCCCGCATCGAAGCGGTGCTGCGCCGCAGCCAGGGCGGTGGCCGCCGCGAGCTGCAGGTCGGCGACCTGAGCTACAACCTCGACACGCTGGAAGTGATCCGCAGCGGCAAGCCGCTCAAGCTCAACCCCATCGGCCTGAAGCTGTTGGCCGTGCTGATGCAGAAGAGCCCCCACGTGGTTCGCCGCGACGTACTCGAAGAAGCGGTCTGGGGCGATGACTGTCCCGACAGCGACAGCCTGCGCAGCCATGTCCACCAGCTTCGCCAGGTGATCGACAAGCCTTTCGACTCCTCCCTGCTGCACACGGTGCACGGCGTCGGCTACAAGCTGGCGGAGGAAGCGCATGGAGTATAA
- a CDS encoding co-chaperone GroES — MKLRPLHDRVVIRRSEEETKTAGGIVLPGSAAEKPNRGEVVAVGAGRVLDNGEVRALAVKVGDKVVFGPYSGSNAIKVDGEELLVMGESEILAVLED, encoded by the coding sequence ATGAAGCTTCGTCCTCTGCATGACCGCGTCGTCATCCGTCGCAGCGAGGAAGAGACCAAGACCGCAGGTGGCATCGTGCTGCCGGGTTCCGCCGCCGAGAAGCCGAACCGCGGTGAAGTGGTCGCTGTTGGCGCCGGCCGTGTCCTGGACAACGGCGAAGTTCGCGCCCTGGCCGTGAAGGTCGGTGACAAGGTGGTCTTCGGTCCGTACTCCGGCAGCAACGCCATCAAGGTCGACGGCGAAGAACTGCTGGTGATGGGCGAGTCCGAGATCCTCGCCGTCCTGGAAGACTGA